The candidate division KSB1 bacterium genome window below encodes:
- a CDS encoding PBP1A family penicillin-binding protein has translation MNRKNSLLKNAKMKKVSLSSIQPKQIYKYSLYAFVAFLLFGIALIAFFSQDLPSFSQLENYSPELATKVYSADGKLIDEFFAQRRFYTPLKDIPPDLIHAVLAVEDHIFYQHWGMSPMRFAYVTARFLFTGNRSQGASTLTQQLARRLYLTPEKSVSRKIKEIITAVLLERTYTKDEILEMYMNQMQFGYSTYGVESAARYFFNKSVKDLTLSECAMLAGVVQLPGVYNPYRNYERTKERRNLVLKRMLEEKFITPEQFKQAVAEEIVLKERNLEPPIDDASYFTEHVRRILYEKYGYDIYESGLRIYTTLDTRAQAAANRAVRAHLPNYQRRVTRAYRNPSRFKTICPPSLLKEKSLAEIIKDQALVDSLINEHCRVQVAFVAIDPRNGHILAMVGGRNFEESEFNRVTQALRQPGSSFKPILYTAAVDNGLMPYYTKLNQPVTVENVDGAGGRWTPVNFDGSVGGPTTLREALRRSLNLVSVRLIREDIPPKTVIQYARNLGITAPLEPYDALALGANGIKPIEMVSAYSVFANKGVWVEPIAILRIEDRYGNVIESFEAKKKGVLREETAYIMASMLQTVATKGTGAMSRSVYKFYHPAGGKTGTTNRYTDAWYITFTPLLASGTWVGLDDPAMSLGDRQTGAVVALPITASFMRMAVDTLNIPPVPFERPPGVVDVTICLDSQKLATEHCPNVVTDLCDVRYMPGVCTQHGEGKAKQNSSQRRRIGF, from the coding sequence ATGAACCGCAAAAATTCATTATTGAAAAACGCCAAGATGAAAAAAGTTTCCCTATCTTCGATTCAGCCGAAGCAAATCTACAAGTATTCGCTCTATGCGTTCGTTGCGTTTCTGCTTTTTGGGATCGCTTTGATTGCGTTCTTTTCGCAGGATCTGCCGTCGTTTTCCCAATTGGAAAACTATTCTCCCGAATTGGCCACCAAAGTCTATAGCGCCGACGGTAAATTGATTGATGAATTCTTTGCCCAACGACGCTTTTACACACCGCTTAAGGATATTCCTCCCGATTTGATCCATGCCGTTCTGGCGGTAGAGGATCATATTTTTTACCAGCATTGGGGCATGTCGCCAATGCGATTTGCCTATGTTACGGCGCGCTTTCTCTTTACCGGCAACCGTTCGCAGGGCGCCAGTACTCTGACGCAGCAGCTGGCCAGACGCCTCTATTTGACGCCGGAAAAGTCGGTCTCGCGTAAAATTAAAGAAATCATCACTGCGGTTCTGCTCGAGCGTACCTACACAAAAGACGAAATCCTCGAGATGTATATGAACCAAATGCAGTTCGGCTATTCGACGTACGGCGTCGAGTCGGCGGCGCGCTACTTTTTCAACAAGTCGGTCAAAGATTTAACGCTTTCCGAATGCGCCATGCTGGCCGGTGTGGTCCAGTTGCCGGGCGTGTATAATCCCTACCGCAATTATGAGCGCACCAAAGAGCGCCGCAATCTGGTGCTCAAACGCATGCTCGAAGAAAAGTTTATTACACCGGAGCAGTTCAAGCAGGCGGTTGCCGAAGAGATCGTCCTCAAGGAACGCAACCTGGAACCGCCGATTGATGACGCTTCTTATTTTACCGAACATGTCCGTAGAATTCTTTATGAAAAATACGGCTATGATATTTACGAATCCGGTTTGCGCATCTATACGACCTTGGATACGCGGGCGCAGGCGGCGGCCAACCGCGCTGTTCGGGCCCATTTACCGAATTATCAGCGCCGAGTGACGCGCGCCTATCGTAATCCTTCCCGCTTCAAGACCATCTGTCCTCCCAGCCTGCTGAAGGAAAAGAGTCTGGCGGAGATCATAAAGGATCAGGCGTTGGTCGACTCGTTGATCAATGAACATTGCCGCGTTCAGGTCGCGTTCGTCGCCATCGATCCGCGCAACGGTCACATTCTGGCCATGGTCGGCGGACGCAACTTTGAAGAGAGCGAATTCAACCGCGTGACCCAAGCACTGCGTCAGCCGGGTTCAAGCTTTAAGCCGATCCTTTACACGGCGGCGGTCGATAACGGACTGATGCCGTATTACACCAAACTCAATCAGCCAGTAACGGTGGAAAATGTGGACGGAGCCGGCGGACGCTGGACTCCGGTCAATTTCGACGGCAGTGTCGGCGGACCGACCACTTTGCGCGAAGCGCTGCGCCGCTCGCTCAACCTCGTTTCAGTGCGACTGATTCGCGAAGACATTCCGCCCAAAACGGTCATCCAGTACGCCCGCAATCTGGGCATTACCGCACCCTTGGAACCTTACGATGCCCTGGCGCTGGGCGCCAACGGCATCAAACCGATCGAAATGGTTTCGGCATACAGCGTCTTTGCCAATAAGGGCGTCTGGGTCGAGCCGATCGCCATCCTGCGCATCGAAGACCGATACGGAAACGTCATCGAGTCGTTTGAGGCGAAAAAGAAAGGGGTTTTGCGGGAAGAGACCGCTTACATTATGGCCAGCATGCTGCAGACGGTTGCAACAAAGGGCACCGGAGCCATGTCGCGCTCGGTTTACAAATTCTACCACCCGGCCGGCGGTAAAACCGGCACCACCAACCGCTACACCGATGCCTGGTACATCACCTTTACGCCGTTGCTCGCATCCGGTACATGGGTAGGTCTCGATGATCCGGCCATGTCGCTCGGCGATCGTCAAACCGGCGCGGTGGTCGCGCTGCCGATCACTGCTTCGTTCATGCGCATGGCGGTGGACACGCTGAACATTCCGCCGGTGCCGTTCGAGCGGCCTCCCGGCGTGGTCGACGTCACCATCTGCCTGGACTCGCAAAAGCTGGCGACCGAGCA